In Legionella lytica, one genomic interval encodes:
- a CDS encoding methionine ABC transporter permease, translated as MSFPMAYDLLIATAETLYMVVTSTVFAVLLGLPLGTLLYSSNHIKHMPKLHKSLSVFINMARSIPFIILLVAIIPFTRLIVGTSIGMNAAIVPLTLGAIPFFARLVDNVYQSLPNGLIETGYAMGANTKQIIFHILLPEAKPALVHAITVTAITLVNYSAMAGTVGAGGLGTLAINYGYQRFDAGVMLATVVVLIVMVQLTQMFGDYLAKRFVHN; from the coding sequence ATGTCCTTCCCGATGGCATATGATTTATTAATTGCAACTGCTGAAACGCTCTATATGGTCGTTACCAGTACTGTATTTGCAGTATTGCTTGGACTACCGTTAGGTACCTTATTGTATTCATCTAATCACATAAAGCACATGCCAAAACTACATAAATCCTTATCTGTTTTTATTAATATGGCGCGCTCTATACCCTTTATTATTTTATTAGTGGCAATTATTCCTTTTACCCGCCTCATTGTAGGGACTTCAATTGGTATGAATGCAGCGATCGTTCCCTTAACGTTAGGCGCCATCCCCTTCTTTGCTAGACTTGTGGATAATGTCTACCAAAGTTTACCCAATGGACTGATAGAAACGGGTTATGCGATGGGCGCCAATACAAAACAAATTATTTTCCATATCTTACTTCCCGAAGCAAAACCAGCCTTAGTTCATGCAATTACTGTTACTGCAATTACCTTGGTAAATTACTCTGCAATGGCCGGAACAGTAGGCGCTGGAGGGCTTGGCACTTTGGCTATCAATTACGGCTATCAACGTTTCGATGCAGGAGTCATGCTCGCAACAGTAGTTGTATTAATTGTCATGGTGCAGTTAACTCAAATGTTTGGTGATTATTTAGCAAAACGTTTTGTACATAATTAA
- a CDS encoding MetQ/NlpA family ABC transporter substrate-binding protein, which yields MRILTYIVLLFSLVACNKPSPNTLVVGAIAGPETELIETAKEVAKNKYGIDIKIVSFNDYNLPNEALQDGSLDVNVYQHLPYLQAAVKAHHYNLEAIGRTFVYPVGIYSKKFKSLNDLPEKAVIAVPNDPSNELRALQLLEKAHLITLKNNESSGLKDIATNPHNFQFKEMDAAQLPRVLPDVDAAIINTTFALPAGLTPSHDALFSEDKDSPYANIIVIRSDSPKKAQLELFVKALNSDEVKEKAKTLFGDAAIPAW from the coding sequence ATGCGGATTTTAACTTATATTGTTTTATTATTTAGTCTGGTTGCATGCAATAAGCCCTCTCCTAATACTCTAGTCGTAGGAGCAATTGCAGGGCCTGAAACAGAACTCATCGAAACAGCAAAAGAAGTCGCCAAAAATAAGTATGGAATTGATATTAAAATTGTTTCGTTTAACGATTACAACTTACCTAACGAAGCATTACAAGATGGTAGTCTTGATGTTAATGTTTACCAGCACCTCCCCTATCTTCAAGCTGCGGTTAAGGCGCACCATTATAATTTAGAAGCAATTGGCCGCACCTTCGTTTATCCCGTAGGAATTTATTCTAAAAAGTTCAAAAGCCTAAATGACTTGCCTGAAAAAGCAGTGATTGCAGTACCTAATGATCCAAGCAATGAGCTACGTGCATTACAATTATTAGAGAAAGCCCATTTAATTACTTTAAAAAATAATGAAAGCAGTGGATTAAAAGACATCGCTACGAATCCTCATAACTTTCAATTTAAAGAAATGGATGCGGCACAATTACCAAGAGTACTCCCTGATGTAGATGCTGCAATTATCAACACTACCTTTGCACTACCTGCAGGCTTAACACCATCCCATGATGCGCTCTTTAGTGAAGATAAAGATTCACCTTATGCCAACATCATTGTAATTCGCAGCGATAGCCCCAAAAAAGCACAGCTGGAATTATTTGTGAAAGCTTTAAACTCTGATGAAGTAAAAGAAAAAGCAAAAACTCTATTTGGTGATGCTGCCATCCCTGCGTGGTAA
- a CDS encoding methionine ABC transporter ATP-binding protein, with translation MIELVGLNKSFSGKPVLQDINLFIQEGEIFGIIGKSGAGKSTLLRCMNLLERPDQGDVIIDGQYLTSLSRKDLARARHKMAMIFQQFNLLSSKTVYDNIALPMRIQGIDEEAIRIKIEELLPIVELSDKKFAYPSQLSGGQKQRVAIARALSCSPKILLCDEATSALDPETTDSILTLLKKINGLYGITIILITHEMDVVKRICKRLAVIEHGRLTETTSLANVFNKKDSLARSMLYAQLSPELPECLTSRLATYVTDKPLLRLFFQGEEATVPFISQTSRELNLDINILLANIDRFDTVTCGVLIVELTAHPLLLEAFIERCEQAKLTVEVLGYVLPDGI, from the coding sequence ATGATTGAATTAGTAGGATTAAATAAATCCTTTTCTGGTAAACCTGTTTTACAGGACATTAACCTATTCATCCAAGAAGGTGAGATTTTTGGTATCATTGGCAAAAGTGGTGCTGGAAAATCTACTTTATTAAGATGTATGAATCTATTAGAACGACCTGATCAAGGTGATGTCATCATTGATGGCCAATACCTAACCAGTCTTTCACGCAAAGATTTAGCTCGGGCACGCCATAAGATGGCGATGATCTTCCAACAATTTAATTTGCTTAGCTCAAAAACAGTCTATGACAATATTGCCCTGCCCATGCGTATTCAGGGTATAGATGAAGAAGCCATTCGCATTAAAATTGAAGAGCTACTTCCTATAGTCGAATTGTCCGATAAAAAATTTGCTTATCCAAGCCAACTAAGTGGTGGTCAAAAACAACGTGTAGCAATTGCACGTGCCTTAAGCTGCTCACCTAAAATTTTGCTTTGTGATGAAGCAACATCAGCCCTAGATCCTGAAACTACCGATTCCATTTTAACTTTATTAAAAAAAATTAATGGCCTCTATGGAATTACCATAATTCTTATCACCCACGAGATGGATGTAGTAAAACGCATTTGCAAACGGCTTGCTGTCATTGAACATGGCCGTTTAACCGAGACCACCTCCCTGGCCAATGTGTTTAATAAAAAAGACAGTTTAGCCCGCAGTATGCTCTATGCTCAATTGAGTCCAGAACTTCCAGAATGCTTAACAAGCCGGCTCGCTACCTACGTTACCGATAAACCTTTACTACGTTTATTTTTCCAAGGCGAAGAAGCTACTGTCCCATTCATTAGCCAAACTAGTCGTGAATTAAATCTGGATATCAATATATTACTTGCGAACATCGATCGTTTTGATACGGTAACATGTGGCGTGCTAATCGTTGAATTAACCGCCCACCCATTATTACTCGAAGCATTCATTGAGCGCTGTGAGCAAGCAAAACTAACTGTGGAGGTTTTAGGTTATGTCCTTCCCGATGGCATATGA
- a CDS encoding acetoacetate--CoA ligase, with the protein MSELVWKPQNPKATRMWQFMDFAAEKHCQVFESYQDLHTWSIKHPDSFWSTLCDFFHLKFDTPAHQILNYYSEMMEARWFSGAKLNFAQKLLSRRDDHIALISRNENNDRHVMSYAELYAAVAQCAAGLQAAGVITGDRVVALMPNTHYTIIAMLAATSLGAIWSSCSPDFGTQAAMDRLGQVDPKVLFICDGHQYNGKKFSGAEKIKQLSTSISSLKHTVICPNINERMDLADLPKVSHWDEFQKPAKECEFASVPFEHPVYIMFSSGTTGKPKCIVHGAGGTLVQHIKELGLHTDLQAKDNLCFYTTCGWMMWNWTVSALALGATLTLYEGSPTYPESNRLFRLLEEEKVTVFGTSAKFISSVEKAGCKPKEEFDLSTLRCILSTGSPLLPKNYDYVYEQIKSDLQLSSISGGTDIISCFALGNPMLPVYRGELQCLGLGMAVEVFDEEGNSIQEERGELVCTMPFPSMPVGFWNDKHRELYHRAYFNHFPDVWAHGDFAEITSHHGLIIYGRSDAILNPGGVRIGTAEIYRQVEKIDEVLDSIVIGQDWEDDVRVILFVKLRETIDLDEALMNKIRSTIRQNASPRHVPSKIVQVTDIPRTISGKIVEVAVRQVVHGQPVNNLQSLANPQALEEFKNRKELIS; encoded by the coding sequence ATGAGTGAGCTCGTATGGAAACCTCAAAACCCTAAAGCTACTAGAATGTGGCAATTTATGGATTTTGCCGCAGAAAAGCATTGCCAAGTATTTGAAAGCTACCAGGATTTACATACCTGGTCCATCAAACATCCTGACTCATTTTGGTCTACATTATGTGATTTCTTTCACTTAAAGTTTGATACCCCAGCCCATCAAATCTTAAATTATTACAGCGAAATGATGGAGGCTCGTTGGTTTTCTGGAGCTAAATTAAATTTTGCGCAAAAACTCTTATCCCGACGAGATGACCACATTGCATTAATCAGCAGAAATGAGAATAATGACCGGCATGTAATGAGCTATGCGGAATTATATGCCGCAGTAGCACAATGTGCTGCAGGCTTACAAGCTGCCGGAGTTATTACCGGGGATCGGGTTGTCGCCTTAATGCCGAATACACATTACACCATTATCGCTATGTTAGCAGCAACGTCACTGGGCGCGATATGGTCTTCATGTTCGCCGGATTTTGGCACGCAAGCAGCAATGGATCGATTAGGGCAAGTTGATCCTAAAGTCCTATTCATTTGTGATGGTCATCAATATAACGGTAAAAAATTTAGTGGTGCAGAAAAAATTAAGCAACTTAGCACCTCAATTAGCTCACTAAAACATACGGTCATCTGCCCTAATATTAATGAACGAATGGATTTAGCGGACCTACCTAAGGTCAGCCACTGGGATGAATTTCAAAAGCCTGCTAAAGAATGTGAATTTGCCTCTGTCCCCTTCGAACACCCTGTTTATATTATGTTTTCTTCCGGTACTACTGGAAAACCTAAATGCATCGTCCATGGAGCAGGTGGAACCTTAGTTCAACATATTAAAGAATTAGGATTGCATACAGATTTACAAGCGAAAGATAATTTATGCTTTTATACGACCTGCGGCTGGATGATGTGGAACTGGACCGTTTCTGCTTTAGCATTAGGTGCTACCCTAACCTTATATGAAGGGTCACCAACCTACCCCGAAAGTAATCGTCTATTCAGACTACTGGAAGAAGAAAAAGTTACTGTTTTTGGTACTAGTGCTAAATTTATTTCTAGCGTTGAAAAAGCTGGGTGCAAACCGAAAGAAGAATTTGATTTAAGCACGTTACGTTGCATTCTATCCACAGGCTCGCCTTTGCTGCCGAAGAATTATGACTATGTATACGAACAAATAAAAAGTGATCTCCAACTTAGCTCTATTTCTGGTGGCACCGATATTATTTCATGTTTTGCTTTAGGCAATCCTATGCTGCCAGTTTATCGCGGTGAATTACAGTGTCTAGGTTTAGGAATGGCTGTGGAAGTTTTTGATGAGGAAGGAAACTCAATTCAAGAAGAACGTGGCGAATTAGTATGTACTATGCCCTTCCCGTCAATGCCTGTAGGTTTTTGGAACGACAAGCATCGCGAATTATATCATCGCGCCTATTTCAATCATTTTCCAGATGTTTGGGCTCATGGTGATTTTGCAGAAATAACATCACATCACGGTCTAATTATTTACGGCCGCTCTGATGCAATATTAAACCCAGGCGGAGTCCGCATAGGCACAGCAGAAATTTATCGCCAAGTCGAAAAAATTGATGAAGTGCTCGACAGCATTGTCATTGGCCAAGACTGGGAGGATGACGTCCGTGTCATTCTATTTGTTAAGCTACGTGAAACAATTGATTTGGATGAAGCGTTAATGAATAAAATACGTTCAACTATTCGCCAAAATGCCTCGCCACGTCATGTCCCAAGTAAAATAGTGCAAGTGACTGACATACCACGCACTATTAGTGGGAAAATAGTCGAGGTCGCTGTTCGACAAGTAGTTCATGGTCAACCCGTAAATAACTTGCAATCACTTGCCAATCCCCAAGCACTAGAAGAATTCAAAAATCGAAAAGAGCTTATCAGTTAA